The genomic stretch TCCGCTTCGACTACGGAATTTTCTGGAGTGAAACTGGACAGGGTAGTCCAGATAAAAGATCTCGGAGTTATACTTGACGAGAAGCTAACCATGAAGTCTCACATTTCGGCAACGATCGATAAGGCAAATCGAAATCTTGGCTTCATTTTCAAGATAGCAAGCGAATTTGATGATCATGTGTCCCAGGTCTTTTTTATTTCTAAACTACTGACTGGTGAGTATGATACACCAGATCTACGTCACAGATTGGTTTTTATGCTCCCACGCGAGCTTTGCGTCCGAGAATGATGCTGCAGAAAGGAGATTATTCGACTCAAATACTGCCAACTCGCCTTTAGTTTCGATGGTTCGCCAGCTTAACGAACATGCACATTTATTCAGTTTTACGAGCCGTCTTATTCGTTCTTATTCAGTTTTACGAGCCGTCTTATTCGCATCTGCTCACCAAATTATGTTTGAACATCgatttgaacttggataataaaaaaatgcaagaaatttaaacttggaaaaaaatatttgtttttcagatttttgagtgtacattttttttaagaaaaaatactatctacaactttgccaacgACACTTTACCGATAAAAACAATCGTTTTGGCccttcaaatatttgttatccttaacagatggtgggcgatcttaccccgcttgaaaaaaatgaaatcatgAGCTTTGTGAATATTGCTCTTAAAAATCATTATTCTTTCCCTACAACTCGTTCTAAAACAGTTTCTTAAACAATTATAGGTTTTTGAGCTAGAAATGCTTTAAGTAGAGTGTATGCTCAAGCTCCTacgtttttttataaaattgcgTTTGACTTTGAATAATATCTTTATCCACGAAAAATGCTCGGTTTGCTaaaccaaatacgtgtgcaaagttcgATTCATATAAAAATGGTCGGATTTGGACGAAAGGTTATTTGACATAGAATGGTTTTAAAAGACAAATTGTCTGTATGCTATCTTTTGTATTAAGCCTTGGGGAGGAATGTAAAAAACAAGCGTGGTGGCAGATAACGGGATTTCAAACAAAAGAATACATGTTTGATATCGCACCGGCCAGTGTTGACAAATGAGCTTTAAAATTAAAGAACCTGTTTGTGATAACTGAAACTGTAAGCATCTTCTGGACATAAACTGTTGATTGCTGTCGTCACCATTATTTTCATTACTGAAAGTcatagaataataaaaaaaaagatttaactTCTTCGGTTGATgcgttttagattttcatttcacaaccCATACCCTTCCGTAAAAATGTAGAACTACACATAAAAAATCGAGCAGAAAAACGGTGTTACTTCCAGAagccgtgtttttttttctaattaaaccatgtttaaatttattttaatgttttttatttttatctgcGAAAACTTCGCTGAGTAATTCAATTCATTCCAAGCCACAAGCATTCAAAGTCATCGTTTCCAATAAAATAATGTATTACCAAGAATCCGCCTGAGTCAAGGACTGTTACTCGAATTCGTTGAAGTTCACGCCTAAACCAATTAGATCCTCGTAACTAGGTTAAAACGGTTTACCCAACTAATATggccttttgaaaaaaaaaaacttaccaccTCCTTTGACGCTCGGCGATCGGACCCGGGAGCGGATGATCATTATTTACCTACTTTAACACCTTTCCTCTGTGTTTCTTTTATTCCGGCAGCTTCATCCGACGAAGTTTTAAGCCAAACTTCAAAGTCGGCATTAATTCGACCTACTTGCACCAGCCATTCCACAACCGCCGGCAGCACACAATGATCGCGATCAGTGAGCCTCTTCACCCACACCGTAGGACCACCGTGAAACCACCGCATGCAACTAACTCGTTGGAAGTACAGCAGAGGAGAGCGGGAAACACGAAATCGGCCTGCAGAATCGTCCGGCAGCGACAGTGCCGCACTTGAATTGTAACCGCACGCACCTGTTGCTAGTTAAGCGGTCAAAAAACATAGCCAGTGCCGCGGACGACCATCGCTCAGCTGTGTTGATACGAACTGGAGggcttaaacaaaaaaaaaagagaaataaagACGGAAACTCCGGACGGTGTAGAAAAAGAAAAGGTGCAACAATTACCCGGCGTTAATCTGGGGAAAACACTCTCGCGCCCGTTGTGATTCAGTACCGATTCAGAGTTCAAGCAGACCGGAGCCTCCGAGCTCGGACGATTCGGTTTAGAGAGTCGGAGTCCACAAAGACGCGACGCGAAGGTTTTAGTTGAAATAAGTACGAGAATGCGAACAAAGACCGCCAGGGAAGAAGCACTGCACCCAGCATAGTAACCTCGTTTTGCCAAAGTGAAGATTATGTAAATGATCGGGAGCTGCTTATTTTTACTCGCTCATATTATTGTATGTCTTGGCTGGTGATTCTACCAGCAGACTGGAGAACCTGAAGGCATCATAGCAGCTAACGTGCGGGTGCGCAAGTAAACACCGGACGAGCGCAGTACTGACGTCCAGTTTCTGTTGGATTGGACGGCAGCCCATTCGCGAGAGTGAGAAAGAGGCAGAGAGCGAGATACACAACCACTCAGTGGAAAGGGGAGCTTAATCTTATCACAAAATTGCTAGTAGTGCGCGAGAATCAAACGATTTCGCAAGTGCTCGACGGTAGCGGGAGTCGGtgaaatcagatttttttttcattcataacTCCGCTGTAGCATCCGACCATCATTTGTACCGTCACGAAATAGTTTGCGTGAACCTACCGAGCCCGGCCACGTGACAACaggtttcgattttttttgcgtTCAAACTATTGCCACAGCAACACCGTGTGGCGAGTTGGATGAACGGCGAACGTCGTGTTTTGCGCAGATCAGCTGAGCCAGCGTCTGAACCTATCAACGGCAGAGAAAATCGCAGTGTTGTGAACTCGTttgtggctgattccagcgttATTAGCATAATTTCgcgtaaataataataaaactcgCAAGTAAGACAACATTAAAAATGCTGACTAAACACCATCCGAGTGCAGTGAACACGGTAGAGGGTGCCCAGTAAGGGACACCTTCTGCTATACGGTGGTACAGCAGTGCAGTGATAGAAACAAGCGAAATTTTCCATTACAGTGTCGAAAGTGATCTGCTCGATCGGAAATATGCCACTCAGTGATTTGAAGGAAGATTATGGCCTGTGTGCAGATTGAGCTTAATCGAAAGTGATTTGAACAGTGCTCATTTTGCAATTGGTGTTTGAAGTGGACAGATCAGGAGCTCATGCGACCCTGATTTTGTGAAACCGGCTGACAAGATGTACTGGTTACGGTCGAAGAAGTTAAAGGAGCGGTTGGCGCTTGGTTTTGGCGCCTCGCTTGTCCTGTTCACAATTCTGCTCGTGATTGATCTGCAGATGGACCTTGGTGTATCCCGGGGCGAATTCATGCCATCTCACGGAAGAATTCGGTTCGCCAGCGAGGATGACAAAAGTGGTATCTACAATGAATTTCACCGAAAGTTTTTGGCGAAAAGTAATACTTCTGGTTCGAAAGAATATCTAACCACGAACCCACATACCCGAGGCCGGACGGATACATCGGGGGCGGGCCTGCCAGGAAAGCAAATAACCACCACACCGCCGCACGATCGGTTCAAGGATCTGGCCGCCGTGGTTGTGGCGCCCAAAAACCGCCGCAATCCTCAGTTCTTTGAACGAATCGTTATCAAAGAAGACTTCACCGATGATGTGAATCCAACACTGGCAGAAATGTTGGACTTGCGAGTAAGTTCCAACGCAACCAACCTGGAAAAGTTCCAACTCTCCATTACCAAAAATGAGCTGTATTCCAAGAACGATCGACTCGTAGACGCTGTGATAAACGATATGGTGACGCTGCCAATAAAGCATGTAGTTCAAAAAGAAGGAGGCACGCAAATCAAACTAATAATTGAATATCCAAACGAAATACACGCTCTGTTTAAACCGATGCGTTTTCCGCGGGAGCAGCAAACACTCCCAAATCATTTCTACTTCACTGATTACGAACGACACAATGCCGAAATCGCGGCATTTCATCTGGACCGAATAATGGGCTTCCGGAGAGCAATGCCAGTGACTGGCAGAATTCTGAATATCACCACCGAAATCGAAGCAGTATGCGACGAAAATCTACTGAAAACATTCTTCGTGTCCCCGGCACGCAACAAGTGTTTCCACGGAAAATGTTCCTACTATTGTGATACGTCGCATGCAATTTGCGGCAGTCCGGACACGCTGGAAGGATCATTTGCTGCCTTCCTGCCGACACAGCCGGACACGCAGCGTAAGGTATGGCGTCATCCGTGGCGTCGATCATATCACAAGCGCAGAAAGGCCCAGTGGGAAACCGATCCGGATTACTGCGCCATGGTTCGCGACATTCCCCCCTACGACGAAGACCGCCGACTGTTGGATCTGATGGACATGTCGGTGTTTGATTTCCTGACCGGCAATATGGACCGGCATCATTACGAGACGTTCAAAATTTTCGGCAACGACACGTTTCCAATTCATCTGGATCACGGTCGCGGCTTTGGTCGACCATTCCACGATGAGTTAACCATTTTGGCGCCATTGCTTCAATGCTGCCTGATTCGTTCTTCGACGCTGGAGACACTTTTGCTATTGCACAACGGCCCCAAGCCGCTATCCGAGAGACTGCGGGAATCGATGGCTGCCGATCCCATCGCGCCTGTTCTATGGGAACCACACTTGGCCGCGCTAGATCGGCGGGTATCCATTATACTGCAAGCAATCCGGGATTGCGTTAAAAAAGCCTCTGAGGAGGAAGATTTCGATGGTGGCCAAAATCAGCTCGGCAACGGTGACAGCTTCTCCTAGCGTTCCTATCGTCGGTGGACGACGAATCGACTCTACCAGATACTAATCGATCAAAACAGAAAAGATGCAAACTGGATCGGTCCGTATAAGAAAGTGTACATAATATAATCCGCGGGATGTGAGTGAGCAATGTGCTGTATGTGTTTGAGTAAGAGAGCCACACTGAGAGTGAAGGTGAGCGTGTGTACAAGGGATTAAGGCCGCGAAACAGAAACTGTGCGGAACGGAGGCTAGCCGATTTCCGTTAGTGGATGCGGCATTCAGCAGGTTGTTTATTGTAGCtctttattattatcataaAATGATAGCGGAATGCAGACGATGAAACACTGTGTTCTAAATATTTCGATTGAATGATTGCGTGAGAGAAAATCGGTCTCCACTATGGAAATTGGTTTGCACGTTGCTGTGTACAGGTGGTCGAATGGACCGGCTGTATTGTGAGGCCAAAGTTGTAAATGAGCGAAATCCAAAAAAAAGCTATTACCGATCCATTCGCGGATCTATATATTTACGTTTTAAACGATAGAGATGATATTAGATGTTCTTGTTTCCGTTAAGTTTTACCCCCGTATGAAATGTGAACCACCcctttttctttattttgttaatcattaaaagtgaaaaatatctcGAACAAATTTCGTCTCATGTATagggaaaaaaatacaaaagataATTCCATCAATCATCTTCGTTCTTAATCGTAAGCCGTACTAAACTGAATGCCAAATTTTTTACACGAACAAAAGAGGCAACAAATACAAAGCCAGTAAATGCAGCGAACAAATAAGTTGATAGCCTTTCATCAAGGCTCGcggttccaaaaaaaaacaatgtttttatcCTCGAGTAGAGCGATCGGACGGAAGTATCGATTGCTGACATCCATTGGCAGTGTATTTTTCGGTCCGTTCCCTGTGGTGCTATAAAATTCCTGTCggcagtaaaaaaaatattccgcaCCTCTCACAGTGCAAATTTGATACTTTCCTTACTTGGgtagattgaaaaacaaaaaaaatatcaataaacaAACAGAAACAGTAAAATTTTGCTTTATACAACGCCTCCTGGCGAGCCAAACTGCCGAACCCGGTGACTGATTGCGACGAAAATTGGGATCATTAATCAAATCGGCATTCAACTGTATAAATATAGACTGTCGCATCCTTCGTAaattaatttctgttttttttttattgtattttgcGAGTACACAGTTGGAACTGCAGAGATAAACGAAAGGGAAAACAACAATAATTATAATTCTTTCAATTACACTTGTACAACAATTGGCAAACAGCTGTGAAAAAAGAGGAAATCGAATTTGATATGCTCTCCCTGCAATACGTGATTATTGAGTGGAACATGTGTTCTCTGTCAGGAAGTGCATGCTGTGGGGCAGCGCGAAagtgtgttgggtgaaattttaATGAACAGTGGAAACCTTTCCGCTTTGCTTACCCAAAACTGTGCGCCAATCGATCAAATCAAGCTTTTCTCCAGGGTTGCTTTTCACCGGAGAGAGAGAGTAGGGAATTTTTTTTCAGGCGGAGCTGAAAAATGGGAATCCACCAAACGATTATTGGttgcgaatgtttttttttctccgggTGCGTAGATTCGTGGACAATTTATGCTAAAAACTGTTCTCTCGATCGTAAGGCTGTTTATATCCTGATactatttataatttattcgaTGATGGAGTATATTGTACTATAGCAAAGAACAATTAAAGCGTAATGTAAGAAAATTGgacaaataaaaatcaatacCGTTGTTGTTGTTCACAGTAAGACAGACTGTTTTTGTGGCTATAAATTGATGACGGTCCATTGTGTGAGGTAAGTAAAAATTGTACTAACTTCAGCTGAATGGTTTGTTCGGATTACCATTAAACTATTCAATTACCTATgaactaaaaaattaaaatgaaggCTCTGTTgatgaaatcatcaaaatcgTAGAAAATGACTCTAGTAGTTGTTTTTTAGTCAATACATATTAATGTAATTACGGAGATAGATATCCCATAATAATAGTCTATGATATAAAAATCCAGAAGAACAAAAAGTAGGTATTTATATACGTGAATGAAGTTTGTGCGTCATCATTGTTTTTATAGAAGTAATCGTAATGGCCACGCAAATTTGATGACTGCAAACAAAAATTTCGGGTTTCAAATCGACACATGAAAAGAAAGGTTTTCCGTGAAATGTTTCAACTACTGTATAGTATAAACAGGAAAGTTTGTAAAACTTGATCGACGATCGAATAAAAGTTTGAACGATTTTTTAACTACATTCGGGTTGCTTATCATTAATACTGGAAGTATTTTattctaaaaaaaacttaaaaacatatgaaaaacaATCTAGTCACAAGAAATTTGCATTCCACTTCCAAGATATAGGAATGATAAACAATAATATAATTCGcccttttcattgaatgcacgGGCTGGCAGCACATTACTGACACAGGACGGCTGCAACGTGCTTTCCATTCGTCTGGTTAATTAGTGATTTTTGCGTGATTTTTGTGCTAACAATCCGATAAATTCATGTATAGGCTTTTCTAGTTAAGGGCGTCGCGGGTGAAATATCAACTTTTCAACAATCGGTGCCCGTAAATGAGTAAGCCATGGACGTTTGGTGATTTGACAGGTGCTCGAAAATTTGAGCGAAGTGCTGAAATGCGTAACTTGAAAATATCCTAATTGTTTGACGTCGGGTTTAAGTCAGATTCTCGAGTGCGAAATGGAATATGTACAGAATAAAATAGGTGGAGAAAAATCGGATTCGTAGCAAAACCAGGTTACCATGAAGTTATGTTACAACTTAAAACAAAAATGACTGTTTTCCAAGCGGACTTATGTTGTGTTCGTAAATCGCAATAAAGGTTGGCTTACAGAAAAACTGTTTTCTGAAACACGTTGTCCTCAGAAAAGGCCATAGGTCCGTTGGAAAACACTTTCTTCTAAAAAATGCGACAATCTTAGTTTGAAGTTTGTGGAACACTTAAACGATAGCAAAATTAATATAAGAGCGTTATcacgcaaaaacacattttaggGGGTGCTTTACTTTTATACCTTATAAATTTGTCAGGTTAAGAGATAGAACTTTACAATCctctacaaacttgctcgaaATAACTAATTCTACAATGTGTCGGAAAAAAGTTACCAAGTTcatcaagaaatgaaaaagtttatttttttatttaggtGTACACCCCCCTTAAACAAAAAACTTAACCATTCAAATAAAGTACTCATAAAActgagaaactttctagaagacatcgaAACGCTATAACCATGTGTTTcgtcacaaacaccaatgtcctactatttttgatttcttcCCACTGTGCGGCgtcaacggctttactttctcatgtgatggaaggcgtgatcctggAGATTTTTCGACTCAGAAAGTCCTCCGACGTcgactaggattgaatctagaccagttgggttggttgtgagtggatcacgccaccccacaaacatcgacacctatgtcggtgttgggattcgaacccaggcgtcgagcgtggttggcatggccggcggttcatgtgggtagtatgggtagtagtacccactcggaaaatatccatgtgggtacttaccaaCACGGAGCTATGggataaatctaaaaaaaatataatgttgcgagcgacagattttttgatggatgtCGTTGAGTTGAAGGTTATGAATCTACAAATAGGTATATGaatttatgtacagttgtaatGTTTCTCAGGCAAaaggatttttttaattgttctcgaatttgtttgttttctctTATTGATCAATACCAGGCTTGTTGTAACGAAATAAGTAAAATCTGCTATTGTTTAGAATAGGCTCAATTACGTGGCTTCATATCCAGCTTTTCAAAACAGTAGCCGCAAAATGGAAattgatattaaaaaaaaataacgcatGAAAAATCGCGTCTATTATAAAATCCACGTGAACATATTTAATGGTTACAATTTTCAATCATACCTCTCAAATACTTCATAAAAGACTCCCTTTTTAATCTCCATAAACGACTTTTTATTAAACGATCAAATGTTTTCGAATCTTGGCTCCTATGTAAAAATTAATACAGTTACCGCTTGTTGGCAATTTTTTAGTCTTAGATTCaatatattttgtattttgcacAAACctaaacaatttttaatttcaccATTTTTGCTAGTTTACGATAgagtttaaagtttttttttcgtaaaaatttcgTATggcaaatttgagctcaatcttatttcgggaagtagagcctaaaagcggtcaaagttacatttttttttgatcgatgaCAAAAATAttcgagctggaagtgtgttctGGTGTAGTTCGAGTCACCCAgcgcaaaagtttccatgtttctgaaagttgattttttccaacaatttttttgaaattacatcagatctcgacatctcatgcatttttaagagatttgctatcaaaaaaaggcgatttcggaaacttcaagagctactcttgtgcatttttcgTTGGTTAAAAATGTAAGGCTCgcacgactgtaagtgaaaccttatcagaagtccgattaagctTAAATTGgggatggagacttttttcgggAAGACAAAATTGGTGAgccctaacgtttgcattaaagaaaatgccgatttttcagggtttacctttacatgcACTGACGAAAGTACCCattcagcatcaatcatagtaacccatgagtcgacagaaaaaattgactcgaactttaaccgtaatggcgaaaaaacggacatcgtacggaaaagggacCCCGGTTGCGCTTGTTctggtatctacaacatcttggcactattggacttctatcagagcatcgaaagaaagacaggttccggacggccgacgaccctgaacgacaagaagctccaaagaatactaaaaaggaagaccgagggaaaagtggttacatcactgcgtacgcttgatcgggaggtcGATGTAACCGGCCAAaaagtggaaaagtacctggcgaacatggacatacatgtcagaaagcaATAGTCCCGTCCATTGGACTCGGAGCTGCAGGCCATGACGCAGTGGCAGCGGCTGAACAATATGGTCGAGTCGatcggcgaatcgcgacgtga from Wyeomyia smithii strain HCP4-BCI-WySm-NY-G18 chromosome 3, ASM2978416v1, whole genome shotgun sequence encodes the following:
- the LOC129726599 gene encoding extracellular serine/threonine protein CG31145; its protein translation is MYWLRSKKLKERLALGFGASLVLFTILLVIDLQMDLGVSRGEFMPSHGRIRFASEDDKSGIYNEFHRKFLAKSNTSGSKEYLTTNPHTRGRTDTSGAGLPGKQITTTPPHDRFKDLAAVVVAPKNRRNPQFFERIVIKEDFTDDVNPTLAEMLDLRVSSNATNLEKFQLSITKNELYSKNDRLVDAVINDMVTLPIKHVVQKEGGTQIKLIIEYPNEIHALFKPMRFPREQQTLPNHFYFTDYERHNAEIAAFHLDRIMGFRRAMPVTGRILNITTEIEAVCDENLLKTFFVSPARNKCFHGKCSYYCDTSHAICGSPDTLEGSFAAFLPTQPDTQRKVWRHPWRRSYHKRRKAQWETDPDYCAMVRDIPPYDEDRRLLDLMDMSVFDFLTGNMDRHHYETFKIFGNDTFPIHLDHGRGFGRPFHDELTILAPLLQCCLIRSSTLETLLLLHNGPKPLSERLRESMAADPIAPVLWEPHLAALDRRVSIILQAIRDCVKKASEEEDFDGGQNQLGNGDSFS